From the Oscarella lobularis chromosome 13, ooOscLobu1.1, whole genome shotgun sequence genome, one window contains:
- the LOC136194971 gene encoding cilia- and flagella-associated protein 70-like, translating to MATDDAYTVPFTVSISRCTNFKPSRQDVQMTSFVRVEFGSRTQSETGRVPLVAAEKTAQYDAQITFAVSAPTRYAALDEIAHKPIVLTIVECVPKDKKAKEDKTNVVGQASVDLLPLLRGQSIVTGSQAVFPTGSVEIDFASDSLPQIEYSVAPSSPLLSDVEIKEGNVFSVRIDSMYSIPDGWAPGGGYTFTVSLPVPIAKATEATVVLPQGQVKVPSDRDPPMRRWSYVGTAQGMSQLIQGSEVRSIPYEDEDGDFKSVRHVAFRREAERSRPRVAWNSERRCRLDANACATFQSLIAKSRVWPVEIFRLPAAATQPGGGGGGGSKQKEDPMPTYHGIAYVNLTPLLYPGATRLRGAYPIQPYIDSEVSEKTKRSLGTSTLDVAMRSISVAGTRSIASARGNRKKSAILTPKPSSTFIGTGTQAEVGTEAIPEFVAASVDSRAYVESKTYVVVEISMDRPFVEKRSTESLARMVRDVVPPRAAFPKRIGGADAAVGDFHREIARVASHVLDEFRCAFGEKLSQNELALSSEAAAHRRKQLVYHLNTSGKYHLFKEQLKRVVVNVVREKFAHKKSFRDATSRRAFLGQLYVFLVDEMHRSLAKTFTVDSIAAVPAPASPVDDDAVIKHFAREAEVNFNYELASRFYQERLARDVGNADHWVDYGRFALLIGDRAKAAECFREAVSLDQRHAVALLMYAIVAADRNDVAETFLESATTVDDVGVVTWTIVGLYYEMTHDDVRAEMAFIEARRANAGRARAAAAAARRRRLERDDVSTETEVIPPPVEIFPDQPADRKSSTTLAAVPRGLTASNVSAAKSPLPAQPSIVVPSSPPPEIVDEEEETGESIFLQAAYFLLEMQATDWAAKALEHEFIDASTSASYYIALACVNMQRKLYDQARGNLTEALVYDYQNPDTWAQLGHVEYLTGNREEAKAAYERVLDFISEASDMHTVYLRLGSLYIQEEQYEGAKHTFLLACKRSPTAFSWLGVGIACYRMGDLSEAEDALCEANILNNADPEVWGYLAMVCLRSGRKVEAEQAYKYALKVNLCDEKLLEEIGRLQDEVGFGDPAK from the exons ATGGCGACCGACGATGCGTACACCGTTCCGTTCACCGTATCGATCTCGCGATGCACGAATTTCAAGCCGAGCCGTCAAGACGTccaaatgacgtcgttcgtccgCGTCGAATTCGGCTCGCGAACCCAAAGCGAAACGGGCCGCGTGCCGCTTGTCGCCGCCGAGAAAACGGCCCAATACGACGCGCAAATAACGTTCGCCGTGAGCGCGCCGACTCGCTACGCGGcgctcgacgaaatcgctcaCAAGCCAATCGTTCTGACGATCGTCGAATGCGTTCCAAAGGACAAAAAAGCGAAGGAGGACAAGACAAATGTTGTCGGTCAGGCGAGCGTCGATCTCTTACCTCTGCTTCGCGGCCAGTCGATTGTGACGGGATCTCAGGCCGTTTTTCCCACCGGTTccgtcgaaatcgatttcgcgtcGGATTCCCTACCGCAGATCGAGTATTCCGTCGCGCCGTCGAGTCCGTTGCTAAGCGACGTTGAAATTAAAGAGGGGAACGTTTTTTCCgttcgaatcgattcgatgTATTCGATTCCCGACGGCTGGGCGCCCGGCGGCGGATATACGTTCACAGTCAGTTTGCCGGTTCCGATTGCCAAGGCGACCGAAGCGACAGTCGTCTTGCCTCAAGGCCAAGTGAAAGTGCCGTCGGATAGAGATCCTCCAATGAGAAGATGGAGTTACGTTGGCACAGCCCAGGGAATGAGCCAACTAATACag ggtAGCGAAGTTCGCTCGATTCCGtacgaggacgaggacggGGATTTCAAGAGTGTGCGGCACGTcgcgtttcgacgcgaagcgGAACGATCGCGTCCGCGCGTCGCCTGGAACTCCGAACGCCGTTGCCGtctcgacgcgaacgcgtgCGCAACCTTTCAATCTCTCATCGCAAAATCGCGCGTATGGCCCGTCGAAATATTCCGCCTTCCCGCCGCGGCAACGCAaccgggcggcggcggcggcggcggctcgaAACAAAAAGAGGATCCAATGCCGACTTACCACGGGATCGCCTACGTCAACTTAACGCCGCTTCTGTATCCAGGAGCGACGCGTCTACGCGGCGCCTATCCCATTCAACCGTACATCGACTCCGAAGTGTccgaaaagacgaaacgcTCGCTCGGGACGAGCactctcgacgtcgcaatGAGATCGATTAGCGTCGCTGGAACGCGAAGCATCGCGTCGGCGCGCGGCAATCGCAAAAAATCGGCGATTCTCACGCCGaaaccgtcgtcgacgttcatcGGAACCGGAACCCAAGCGGAAGTCGGAACGGAAGCGATACCGGAATTCGTCGCGGCGAGCGTCGACTCGCGCGCCTACGTCGAATCCAAGACCTACGTTGTCGTGGAGATATCGATGGATCGTCCGTTCGTCGAGAAACGTTCGACGGAATCGCTTGCTCGCATGgtgcgcgacgtcgtgccGCCGCGAGCGGCGTTTCCGAAACGAatcggcggcgccgacgcgGCGGTCGGCGATTTTCATCGGGAAatcgcgcgcgtcgcgtcgcacgttctcgacgaatttcgatgCGCGTTCGGCGAGAAATTGTCGCAGAACGAATTGGCCCTTTCGAGCGAGGCGGCGGCCCATCGACGAAAGCAGCTCGTCTATCATTTGAATACGTCGGGAAAGTATCACCTTTTCAAGGAGCAACTcaagcgcgtcgtcgtcaacgtcgtgCGCGAGAAATTCGCCCATAAGAAGTCGtttcgcgacgcgacgagtcgacgcgcTTTTCTCGGTCAACTCTACgtgtttctcgtcgacgaaatgcaTCGGAGTCTCGCCAAGACGTTTAccgtcgattcgatcgccGCCGTCCCCGCCCCCGCTtcgcccgtcgacgacgacgccgtaaTAAAACATTTCGCTCGCGAAGCCGAAGTCAATTTTAACTACGAGCTCGCGTCACGGTTTTATCAAGAGCGTTTGGCACGTGACGTCGGAAACGCCGATCATTGGGTCGACTACGGTCGCTTTGCGCTTCTCATTGGAGAtcgagcgaaagcggcggAATGTTTTCGCGAGGCCGTTTCGCTCGATCAGcgtcacgccgtcgccttGCTCATGTAcgccatcgtcgccgccgatcgcaacgacgtcgccgaaacgtttctcgaatcggcgacgaccgtcgacgacgtaggCGTCGTCACGTGGACGATCGTGGGGCTCTATTACGAAATGACTCACGATGACGTTCGCGCCGAAATGGCGTTCATCGAGGCTCGTCGAGCGAACGCCGGTCGAgcgcgcgccgccgccgccgccgcacggcgtcgtcgtctcgaacgcgacgacgtttctacGGAAACGGAAGTGATACCGCCGCCAGTTGAAATTTTTCCGGATCAACCTGCGGatcggaaatcgtcgacgacgctagCGGCGGTTCCGCGTGGGCTTACGGCGTCGAATGTGAGCGCCGCCAAGTCGCCGCTTCCCGCCCagccgtcgatcgtcgtcccgtcgtcgccgccgccggagatcgtcgacgaagaggaggaaacgGGCGAGAGCATCTTTCTCCAAGCCGCCtattttcttctcgaaatGCAGGCGACCGATTGGGCGGCGAAAGCGCTGGAGCACGAGTTcatcgacgcgtcgacgtccgccTCCTATTACATAGCGCTAGCCTGCGTGAACATGCAACGCAAACTCTACGATCAAGCGCGAGGTAATCTCACCGAAGCTCTAGTGTACGACTACCAGAACCCAGACACGTGGGCCCAACTCGGTCACGTCGAATACCTAACGGGAAATCGCGAGGAAGCGAAGGCGGCCTACGAACGGGTCCTCGATTTTATTTCCGAAGCGTCGGACATGCACACCGTTTACCTGCGTCTCGGTTCGCTCTATATCCAGGAGGAGCAGTACGAGGGCGCGAAGCATACGTTCTTGTTGGCGTGTAAGCGATCGCCGACCGCCTTCTCGTGGCTTGGGGTCGGCATTGCTTGCTATCGGATGGGCGATTTGAGCGAGGCGGAGGACGCGTTGTGCGAGGCGAATATTTTGAATAATGCCGATCCGGAAGTTTGGGGATACTTGGCTATGGTGTGTCTGCGGAGCGGGAGGAAGGTCGAAGCCGAGCAGGCGTATAAGTACGCGCTCAAGGTGAATTTGTGCGATGAGAAGTTGCTGGAGGAAATCGGTCGGCTTCAGGATGAGGTGGGATTCGGCGATCCGGCtaaatga
- the LOC136194985 gene encoding plexin domain-containing protein 2-like, which produces MPRLATVLLSAVLVVCRGLNEGDSDSYRTINARESRVASAIRFESDIPVASQHFRDRRAADSPEEARIVDDHTYYTVKYNSVAPTDYPWIELSHRRGAHNASLPSILSHSYRSAQVVNLDFRFPYYGHVLESVVITTGGFLYMNPDFIHQSLALTQYIAPLMANFDFQLTSHSFLYYANIQSKGKKMFIVQWENVTIQDHPDVGGYAFQCALVEDGTIVFSYRNIPYKVSKLSSANHPVTVGLSDAFYVDTLLSTGFILRTIYEYHQINLTDYGSYSIVNDVVIVFSPVKNCISAATCSQCVNVPNFSCKWCSALERCSDGIDRHRQEWENRCSEKSTDTCTTKTTTQLPSSTIGGTEAAQRGSSSGLSPGIYVAIALVILLVAIGVAWFVYAYTHPNSKSGLWLIEHGRFWKRSSSDKYSVNEPTAI; this is translated from the exons ATGCCTCGACTGGCAACCGTGCTCCTCTCCGCAgttctcgtcgtctgtcGCGGCTTGAACGAAGGCGATTCAG ACAGTTACCGCACGATCAACGCACGAGAAAGTCGCGTCGCCAGCGCAATTCGCTTCGAAAGTGACATCCCGGTCGCGTCGCAACACTtccgcgatcgtcgcgccgcgGACTCCCCAGAG GAGGCGCGAATCGTGGACGATCACACTTACTATACGGTTAAGTATAATTCGGTTGCGCCGACCGATTATCCGTGGATTGAACTGTCTCATCGGCGCGGCGCGCACAACGCGAGTCTGCCGAGCATACTGAGTCATTCCTATCGATCGGCCCAG GTCGTTAATCTCGACTTTCGATTTCCTTACTATGGGCATGTTTTGGAGAGCGTTGTTATTACGACTGGAG GGTTCCTTTACATGAATCCGGATTTTATTCACCAGTCGTTGGCCTTGACTCAGTACATCGCTCCTCTCATGGCGAACTTCGATTTCCAGTTGACTTCCCACTCCTTTCTTTACTATGCTAACATACAAAGCAAAG GCAAGAAAATGTTCATTGTGCAGTGGGAAAACGTCACAATCCAAGATCACCCAGACG TTGGAGGCTATGCGTTCCAATGTgcgctcgtcgaagacggaacAATAGTGTTTTCCTACAGAAAC ATACCTTACAAAGTATCCAAACTGTCATCCGCAAATCATCCGGTTACAGTCGGCCTGTCTGATGCCTTTTACGTGGACACACTTCTGTCGACAGGAT TCATTCTCCGCACAATTTATGAATACCATCAGATTAATTTAACCGATTACGGCTCGTACAGCATCgtgaatgacgtcgtcatcgttttctctccCGTCAAAA ACTGCATCTCGGCTGCAACTTGCTCCCAATGCGTGAAC GTGCCCAATTTCTCATGTAAATGGTGCAGTGCTTTGGAGAG ATGTTCCGACGGAATAGACCGACACCGTCAAGAGTGGGAGAACCGGTGCAGCGAAAAG TCAACGGATACGTGTACTACTAAGACGACGACCCAATTGCCCTCTAGCACTATTGGAGGCACGGAGGCCGCACAAAGGGGGAGCTCTTCGGGCTTATCCCCGGGTATCTACGTCGCCATTGCGCTCGTCATTCTCCTCGTGGCAATCGGAGTCGCTTGGTTCGTCTACGCGTACACGCACCCTAATTCTAAGTCGGGGCTTTGGCTTATTGAG cacGGTCGTTTTTGGAAGCGCTCTTCGTCGGACAAGTATTCGGTTAACGAACCGACGGCAATC